The Rhizophagus irregularis chromosome 31, complete sequence genome includes the window TCGTGCTTATATgtaaaatgaaaatctttttcatatcataataataatatataattaatgaaagaatgaagaaaacaagtaataaaaataagagaGAAGAGTGagtatttaaagaatattattattattattattgattttatgataaataacGTTATCTTGTTAAATATGATGTTTCAAGTATAAACACGCGGAAAgctaaaaaagttttaaattggaaatattctagtatatatttgatttataatttaagattCGGTAACTTATTAGAGGATAGATTCGGTGTAAAAAATCTGTCAACTCACGACTAAATACAGTAATTGCATATCacattatacattattatacatatttattatctttgatgacatcaaaaaaattataaaataaatgcatattaatttcttaattacaaatctaagtaaataataataatataatgcgtcacaaatttaatattaattgttaatttttagtttagttcatctttttttgttttattggCAAATTggaagtttttaaaattatttgtttttttttttttttttttcgtaaatcttttttattagtgtaaaaaaaaaacatttaaccgattttaaacttaaataaagACCCTTTTCGAAAATGTATTAAATCACATGTTTTATGTAAACCCTGcttttttgattaaatgtGATAGTGATAAGTACTATATCTAGAATACTAATTCCTTTTTAGATAAAACTCAATAAAACTTTgttgttaattttaaatgcaaattatttattaatgcatatagtttttactttatttgttatatttagttacattatcatcatatatatcatatatatcatatatatatatacatatatatatatattaatattaatattaatattaataataaatatatatataatatattatgttaAATACTGCGGTTAGCgttgttatttataatttattaaatatgcaATGTAGATCTATTTTTTTGCCGATCAAAATTTTccgtaatttttaattttaaccttGGAGTATTGTTAATCTACTATGTCGAACCCACTGAAATATCAAGTCagagatttatataaaaaggtcttcctcttttttaacttatttattctctaatatattaaattatttattaaatatatatatttaatatatattatatattatattagctTCTATTCTTAGGTAGAGAATATCCATCAGgttacgaaaatttttttcgtccaAAATTAAAAGCtgcctttttaaaaaatcgtgatttaaaaaattatcatgaaATCAAAAAAGCTATTGATTTAGGAGAATATGTCATTAaaggtatatttatttatttatttatttacttactttatttatttatttatttttatatatatatatatatattttataatttatattttatatttaaatatatatatattataattatattaagaattagaaacactttattatttgaGAAAATATCGATCATTGAAACGTTCATATTACAATTGATCACTTATtacttctatattatttaatttaacattaatggtacgagttttattaaatttattaattaaaaacggtaaaaaaaaacattcttTTGCATAATAAtgcataatattaataataacaacaataataatgatctgatcttaaaaaaaaaaaaattattattaaaattctaaataataatgatcgtTCAATTCTATTTATgccatataaatatatttatctttattctCATTTGTTCTTGAAATATATTGCTTTTCCAATAATTGttcaatacattttttaatcattgGTACACTAGGAGTAAACCTTGATCTTGCTTGTTCGataacttcttttattaattgttgatGTGTTAAAGTTTTTCGTGATTTCATTACACGTACAATAGCagcctaaaaaaaatttttttaaaaaaaagatttgattATCGAAAACAtctagaaaaagaaaaaaagaaaaaaaaaagttacctGAAGATAAAGTTTTCGATCATCATCAACTGCTTTTCGAGTTGCATCATTTTCTTGTTGTGTTTCAGCTTGTAATGATGAACTAaccttaattttatttcgtttgctaaacaaataataataataataataataataataataaaaaaggtactttgttaaaaaactttttacaaaaaaatgttgcCATCAGATACAGAATTGCCGACGGGATGTTATATAAGGAAATTATCGGACTATCAtttagtacaaaaaaaaaaatttttaatttcaaatactTTGTAAATTCCATGTTTAATCTTATTTCAGTATCATCATTAAATGTTCCAGGTGTTGAAACAATTAATACTGCTAAATCGATCATTGGctatatattacaattaaataaattaaataaattagaaatttttatctatttatttatttatattatattatttatattaatatttatatttttacctttATAACTCTTTTCAATTCTTGATCATTAAGTCCCGTAtgttctattatttctttaaaggTAAACGTATCAgcatcattatataataataaaactccAAGTTGGTGAAGTGACACGGAAAATTCATAACGTTTATCAAGATATGTTAATTTCACATCagctaaaatttaataaaattattaattagtatccttattttatctaaatataatataataattacccTTAGATAAATGCCATAACCATGTCAGTCTTCTACCACTATGTTTACTATTgtaaaaagttgaaaaatgtGTCACACTTTTTTccaactataaaaaaaaattatgacttTAATCTTAGATCTT containing:
- a CDS encoding Electron transfer flavoprotein regulatory factor 1 — protein: MSNPLKYQVRDLYKKLLFLGREYPSGYENFFRPKLKAAFLKNRDLKNYHEIKKAIDLGEYVIKELETLYYLRKYRSLKRSYYN